TGAGCGGTCTTTTTTTGTTGGAAACTAATGTTGAAAAACCCATTTCAACTTAACAAAGTCATGTAAAGCTGAACATTAACATAATTAATAATGAAAAATTAAGCCAATATCATCAAAATATTAACGATAAGGTTCGTTTATTCGTTTATTATTCGTGTTTGTGCATGTATTTTGAAAGTTATTCGGAAAAGACGTGTTATTCTTCCGGAATAAATGGTACACTGATGGTGAATATAATAAGTATACAAAATCGAGGCAGGAGGGATCTTCATGAAAATTGCAATTTCTTCGGATCACGGCGGTAATAATTTACGTAAAGAGATTATGTCACTACTTGATGAAATGTCAATCAGTTATGAAGACTTTGGTCCACAAACGGACGAGTCAGTAGATTACCCGGACTATGCACGTCCAGTAGCTGAACGAGTAGCTGCAGGGGAATTTGACAGAGGAATTTTAATATGCGGAACAGGTATTGGGATTTCGATTGCTGCAAACAAATTCAAAGGAATTCGTTGTGCACTTGTACATGACGTGTTCTCGGCAAAAGCAACACGTTGCCATAACGACTCAAACATTTTAGCGATGGGTGAGCGCGTAATCGGTCCAGGGCTGGCACGTGAGATTGTTGCAACTTGGCTGGATACACAGTTTGAAGGCGGTCGTCATATTCGCCGTGTTGAAAAGATTACTGAAATCGAAGAAGGGTAACA
This genomic window from Solibacillus sp. FSL R5-0449 contains:
- the rpiB gene encoding ribose 5-phosphate isomerase B, which produces MKIAISSDHGGNNLRKEIMSLLDEMSISYEDFGPQTDESVDYPDYARPVAERVAAGEFDRGILICGTGIGISIAANKFKGIRCALVHDVFSAKATRCHNDSNILAMGERVIGPGLAREIVATWLDTQFEGGRHIRRVEKITEIEEG